Sequence from the Equus asinus isolate D_3611 breed Donkey chromosome 5, EquAss-T2T_v2, whole genome shotgun sequence genome:
TGATATAGCACCCCATTACCCCACAACTCCTGCCTTCTCACAAGATCCCCAGAGTCCAAACTCATGGTGCAAACCTCTACCTTTTTTAAAACAAGAccttttcttattgttaatttATTGTTTCTGACACTTGGGCAAACCCTCCAGCTCATACTTCTCAAGCTCCAGACATTGAGTTTCAGAAGGAGAGAGACTGCCCTGCTCTGGTCCCAGAGAGGCATGGCCCCTTTCCAGAGGATGTTACTCTAGGGCACTTCTCTTTGGGATGGACAGACCTATAAAGCCTTGACCACGTCACTCAGCATGCGGGGAGAGAGGGTCCCGgtccccttcccctctcttcctctacTGGGCCCCTTGCAGCCCTGGCCTCATCTGTGGGAATGGGAGTCCCCTGCCCCACGCTGTTCCCCACCACAGCTCCTTGCCCTGGCCAGAACTGCTGTGGAAGACGTTTGTGCCCAACAGTTTTAAGCCAAGAAGGCCCCAAGGTGGAGGGGAGGGTCTCCAGGCCAGCGTCTGGTTACACTCACCCCACTGTCCATATGCTTCCTTTCTAAGCAAGTCAGCAGCACAGCTGCCCCCGCTGCCATCTGGACTTATTTTATGTCgatttgtttataaataaaaaacaatatagaTGCCAATGTCTTTTCAGTCAGCCAACAGCCAAATCACTGCGCCTCCAAAGGGCAGGTTGGTCCCCTTCTCTCAGTCTTGGTTTCCTCGTATACAAAATGAGGAGCTTGGACAAGACGATCCCCCAGAGGCTCCTGCAGAGGCTAGCCTGCATCGTACGTCTCCCACCAGCAGGGGCCAGGTACTCAAGTCCAGGGCCACGTGTCCCTGTTTCTAACGGGGTCACAGAAGGAGGTGAGGGGCAGCAGCACAGTGCGCTATAACATTTACATCCCTTACCGTGCGCCCCACAAACTGCTCCATGTGAATTAGACtcgtctcatttaatcttcacaacaaacccattttatagatgaggaaacttaagCTCAGAACACATAGCGAGGAAGAGCGAAAGTAGGCATTTGAAGCCAAATAGCCTGACTCCGAGGCCAAGACGGAGGCTCTGGCTGGCCCAGCTGTTCGCCGTGATGCTCTGGGCCAGTCATTTCCCTCTGGGCCCCTCTGGCACTGAGGGGTGTGGATGAGGAAACCTCTGAGGCTTCCCTGCCAGCTCTTACCGTGACTAGTTCTGACATCGTGACTTAGAATGTCTTTTCCACTCAGCCACTGTGAGGTTCTAACATGGTCCCCACGAAGCAGTCAGGGTCAGGGCTGCCAAACCACAATAGGCCTCTGTTTTCCACAGACTCCTGGACATTGGGCTCTGGTAGGCTGTGCTCTTCATTCAGGGTACTCCCAAAGAGGGCCTTACGGAACCCTGATGATGTACTTCTGGGTGTGACCTTCACCCAAGAGACACAGGCACTGGAGGTGACACCAGTGTATATAGGCAGGCCGGACATGCCGCAAGGCCGGGCCTTGAGAAGCAGCACGGCACCCCCCCCACTTTACGCTGTCACCAAGAGCATACAGCTTACCTAGGAGCATTTACTGAGGGCTTCTCGTGCTAAGCAGTTTACGTACCTTATCTCGTTTCAAGCTTACCACACCCCTCTAGGGTGACTGCCATGTCCccacattttacaggtgggaatAAAGCTTAGAGTGGTTAAGGTACTTGCCCCAAACACCGTAGCTAATGAGGGTGCAACACATCATACTGCCTGCAGCAGCACCCAGGGGGCTGTGGTCTTAGATCCTACTCCAGACTCGCACAGGCCACCCTGGGCATGGCGTTCACTCTGAAGGCTGTCGGACCGGAAGCAGCCTGCCACGGGACATCAGGGAGCAGTCCTCTGTGGGGGTGGTCCTCGCAGAACTCAGTCATCAGGACTGTTCTCCTGTGTTGCCCGGGGGACAACTCAGATGCAGGGAGAAGTGGGGTTCACCTTGGCTTGGTGCGTTGTAAGCACTAAGAAACACCACGGCCCAGGGGAGCTGATAACGCCCTAGTTCCCCGGGCAGAACAACTCCATAGGCATAGCtcccagggtccccgcgaggggcctgcccagtgagTACTGCACTCAGGAAGCCCAAAGCTGTGGCTTTTTAGCAGATGTTTATAGCTTGTACATAGATCTCCGAGTACAGTTAGGGGTCATTTTTACCATAAGTAATGCTGTCTTGAAACGGCTGACATTCCGTTTCTATCTAGCTTCCAAGGGAACAAAACTAGCCAGGTCACTGAATGTCCAATTCTGCAGGAGCGGAGAGGATCTGTCACCCCTTCACTCATACTGCCCTGACCTCTGGGGTCAGAATTAAATGTtattaaggaaaacaaacaaacaaaaactcaactCTGAAATTGTCTCACAAAGCCAAGCCTCCTAATAGTGACCAGGGTCATCCAGAGAAGCCGCAGTGGCCTCCAGTAGGCCCGCCGCACCCATGCTGCCATGCAGGCGAGACCACTCCATGGACACCGACAGTCCAGCCACCCACAAAGTGGGGAGGCATGTGGGAAAGTGGGACTGGGGACAGCGCTGCAACAGGAAGAGGACAACAGCTCCCCTGCTGAGGAACACTAGGAGGAAAAAAGCCAGGTGCTTCAGGAGGTAACGAGTCCAGGCTCTGCTTAGGGCTGAAACCATCAGGaaccctctgcccctccccacctgtgTCCCCTCCCTACCTGCTGGCCATGTGGTCCGTGTCACCTCTCCACTCTGTCTCCGTTGTCCTGGCCATTAGTCCTGAGCAGGATTGTCCACAGCATTCCTCTTTGACATCTCTGTGGAACAACCTGAAGTCTTTCTCTGCTCTGGCACTAGTGGTCCAGCCTCAGGCCTCGTGCCACAATCCCTCAGGAAGAGCCAGAAGGTGACTCGCCCCTCCTTGCAACTAAAGCTAAAAACATGGAAACCCTTCTTGCCTAGGAGAGTCCAGACACTTCTCCCCTCATTGTCCCTCTGCTTTTTGCAGCCTCCTTATCCTAATACCCAAGTCATTCCATTCCATCAGGGAACTCCACAGCTGGAACCTCCCGCCCAAGGACTGACGGTCACAGCTAAGCATCAGAACTGCGTGTTTGTGCCTGGCCTTTGACACAAGGCTGCTGCGGATGCTTCCAGGGGCCGGCAGCCAACAAGCCCCAATGTACAGACAGTGGGCCTGAGATACCCATGGGTGGCTGGGGCTGGCCACTGTCAAGGGTCGGGTGGGAATCAACAGGCAGTCACTGGTATGCAAGGGGAGGGCTCAACACAGGCCAGAGTGCCATGGGGTCCAGATGGCAAAGGCTGTGTCCACACTACTTGTCCCCTAAGTTCCAGAGTTAGCTGTCCCACGTAATGGCCAAGCTCAGTCCCCACCCCCGCCCATGTCCCTCTGCCCCTCACCTGGCCTTCCTGGGCAGTTAGCACAGACACCCATTCTTGATGTGGTTTCAGGGATCATGGCCATGGGGGGCCGCCAAGCGGATACTCTCCAAATAACGTGAAAACAGCCGTATCCccagcctccccctgcccctcgTCCTTGGGCCCAGCTCACATGCTTAACTTTAAATTCAAGAGGCTCTTGTCTCCAGTGCCAACCTGGGATTTGTCGATAAGGTCACAGATGTCCAGCGAGAGGATCAAGAGGGGCTGCTTCTCCCACAACACTGGACTCACATCTGCCACTGCCCTAGCTGCCTGCAGAGGACCCCCGAGAAAAGTGGAACTGATGTCAGCTCACGTAAGGTCGTTAAAGAGCCCAGGGAGATATGTCATACAGTGGTTTAAAGAGATTTCCAGTGAGAAAGTTTTGGCACCCAGGTCAGTTTGGCACGTTTCCTCAGGACCGCTGCCCGACAGCGAGGCTGCTAGTAAAGTCTGTCCGGTTCTCTGGTTGTGTTCACGTGCTTCGTCTGTCAGGGCGCCTCTCCTGGCCAGCTGTCTGTTTCTGCACAACTCAACTCGAGTCAACCGGCTGAAACAGCTACAGCCCAGTTGTACGGTTGCTGTGAGAGTGGCGCATGATGGTGGAGTCTGGAGAGGCCTGAAGGACACGGGAGGGAGCATGGGGAGCTGAGCCGCCATCGTCGTAACTCTCAGAACTGTGACTGCAGCGAGGGGGCAGCCCTGGCTGCagggggggcaggggcaggcaccTGACAGGCTCTGCCCAGAGCGTCACACTGCCACCACGTGGGCCAGGGGCCTCTTCCTTCCCCGCACCATAGTCTCTTTCTCAAGTTCCCCACCAgagcttctccctcagagcctcagaGGGGAACAAAAATTCATTCACATCTTCAGAATGGCTGCTCAAAGAAGGAAGGCAACCTTCTCAACATGGTCACACAGCTTCCCCAGTCTGAAGCACCTGCCTTTGGACCCCACCCTCCCTGGGCCCAATCAGGACTTCCACAGGCAATGTGGGAAAGTGCTGCCTACATCTGTGTAATGCAGAGCACTATCAAaggccccacccacccacccaagaGCAGATTGCTGCATTAATAAAGGCTGTGTATCCCCATGTCAAACAGTAGGTGACAACCCTGTCCTTCAAAAGAGTTGGTACTGCTTGACTATTTTTCAGGGCTTTCCTGGACAGCAACCTCTGTCTCTGGCATAAAGAAGGGCCTGGTATCGGGGGAGCCCTGGAACCAGCTGTGTGTTCTGATCCATCCTGTGGTAGCTGGGTCCTATCTGTGCTCGGTGGAGCCTGGGATTGGTGACAGAGGGGGAGCTGGGGATTTGAGGCAGCAGGGGACCTGTGTGGGCTCTGGGGCCTAGGGAGATGTTACGGGGGGAGGGGTGTGTCTTCAGCCCCTGGATTCTGAGCGCCGCCCCGAGGGAGCCCTGCGGCCAGGGTGCTTGGTGTATCTGTTTACAGCTGTATCTGTTTACGGTGCgggtggggagtggaggaggggttTTCCTGATTAACTTCCCAACCCTGCCTGCCTGAGTTTGGCCAAGAAGGCATTGTTGATGCTCATGAGCTCACAGAGGTGGCTGTGCAGGCCCCGCCCACTTCCTACAGCCCTGGttctccctgccctgtgcccagcccccaaGTGCCCTCGGAGCTGCTGCCCAGGGGTCAAGGGGCTGTGGGAGCTCAGGGCTAGCACCTCCCACGAGTCCCCAGGAACCATCAGGACATGAGGGTCCTAGGCCTCCTTTTTCCTCCTATTCCTGTTTGCCCTGaatgcccccaccccagctgtggtggcccccaggccctgcctgcctcaAGGATCCAATCAGAAAAGATGCAGCCCAGTGGTACCTGCCACAGAGACCGGAGGCTGGGTGTGTTGGGGTGAGTGGAGGGGCTGGTGTGTGCACGTATGAGCACAGCTCAGGAGTGAAGCCCCGGGCCTggtgggaggcggggaggggcTACAAAGGGTCTCAGCTCTGATCCTCATTCTGCCTCTCCTCACTTCTGCTCTCTGGACCCAAACCAGAGGATTCAGTCTAGACTAAGAGTTCCTCAGAAGGGCCCACGAGCCTCCTGGGATTATATGTAATGTGCAAAGGCCGTTTTTCTGGGGCGGGACCATAGCTTCCCTGAGTGTGCCCAAAGCCTAAGAACCTCTGCCCGAAGACCCTCTGAGCTGGCCTGACTGTTTCACAGCCTCTGCTAGGCTTGCACCTGCTGCAGACCAGGCGGGGAAGCAGAGGTGGGGCTGCAGCTGGCCTGGGAGGCCTGGgctaaggccacttctccaaagGCCCTTGAAAGGTTTCGCTGGTGCCTGGAGGCAGCAGTAACCTCTGGTGGGCAGGAAACTGAGGGCACCTAGGAGGCCCCAAGCCTGTGGCTTGGGGAGGGAAGACAGGCCCCTGGGGCCAATGAAAGGAGATGGGGGACCTTCAGAGGTCTGAGTTCTGGTCCCCTCTTCCACCTCTGGGCAGATCCCTCGGTCTTCACTTCTGTGGAATGAGGGGCAGGCTCATGCTCTGCTCTCTGTTCAGCCTTGACTCTCCTCTATCCTGTCCTAGGCcttggcgggggcggggggtggggggcgcggtgACAGGCCCTTCCTGCTGGCCCTctaccctccctctctctctctctggccctgcccagcccctgccaaTCTGTGAAGCTCCCAGGAGCCTTGGCACCCCCTGAGTCCCCTGGGAGGCCCTGGGCTAAGCTGAGAGCCCAGGGCCTTGAGAGGAGCCACCAGCACTGAGGAATCCAGGAAGCCCTTCCGAGGGACACCCCTCCAGAGACCCCCAGGAAGAGATCACCACAAACACAGGCGCAGGAGCCCCTCATGGAGCCTCCAGGCGAGCAGCACTCGCAGGAAGCACCCCCAGAAGAGTCCCTGCCCAAGGAGTCGGGCCTCGAGGTGGCACCCAGCACGCACGTTCTCTATGTGGGCCACCTGAACCCACAGTTCTCAGTGCCTGTGCTCGCCTGCCTGCTGCGCGACAccctggagaggctggagctgcctgTGGCACGGGAGCACATTGAGGTGGTGCGGCGGCCGCGGAAGGCCTATGCACTGGTGCAGGTGGCCACACACGGGGACACCCTGGCCTCCCTCCACTGGCGCCTGCAAACAGCCTTGGAGGAGCACCAGATCCTCAAGGAGCTGGTGGCCCGCGGGAAGGAGCTGGTGTTGGGTGAGGGCCGAGGGCCCTCGAGCCACAGAGAGGTAAGCGAGGAATTCCCGGAGCCACTAGGCCGGTGAGCCCCAGAGCCTCCCCAAGATGCCTGGGTGTGGCTGGCCTGCgctggctgggggtggagggtgtcTTTGAGGAACTGGAGACAAGTCTGCACACTTGGGGGCTTGAGGCTGGCACTGCCAGCGTACTCCCAGAGGGACACTGACCCTAACAGTTTGCCTCCAGCCTGGAAGCATGTGAAGAAAGGCCAGAGTGTGGAAGTCCTCCCTGGGTCCTTCTGCATCCCAGCCCCTGGGCCCGGTCAGCCCAGGCCTTTGGATACTCAGGGACCCCGATTTTCTCTTGGCCCACCTCATCCATTTGTTGACAAACACCaatgcctgctctgtgcccagcagtAAAAcagacagcagacctgccctCAAGGGCCCTCCGTCCATGGGCAAAGCCAGGCACAGCCAGTTACAAAGCTGCAAAGTGGCCACTGGAAGCTGTGGAAGGACAGGAGGAGGGTCCTCACTGCTCTCTGGGGACAAATTCACAGGGGAAGCGAAATCCAGGCTGGGAGTTAGGGACAGGCACTCAggggaaggacattccaggcagagggacacgGCATGTACAGAGGGATGGATAAGGGGGAATGTTGCATTTGTAGAAGGGCAAGCCATTTGGTGTCCCTGGGGCTGCAGGGGGAACTAAGGATGAAAGCTGGgccagtgggcagaggccaggccacCAAGGCTGTTGAGACCCAGGCAGAGCCAACAGGCTGGGCTTTGTGGGGCGGGAGGGAGCAGTGAACTCACCAACGGGGCTGTGGTGGGTCACCCCACGAGACAGGTGATCTCGGCTTTCCTTTTCTGTGGGGGCGAAAACTCCATGGCGTATAAATTGTTGCAGAACTAAAGGGCTCTGTGACTTACATTTCAGGCCTGTGAGCCTGATGTCATATTTGTATGACAGTTTTCCCATGTTTCTGGTAAATTTGTCTTCTCAGGGAGCTGCAGGGCTGGTAGGGACATGCCCCTCATCACCATGCTGCAGTCCACACAGCTCCCAGCCctgaagccagggagggcagcaGAGAAGCCAGTAAGGGAGGAGTGACGATCTGACTTGCATCTAGGTCAGCCAGGAGGATGCATGGGACGGGGagagcctggaggcagggagtCCAGTGAGGGGCTGACAGTGAGGCCCAGACTAGGGAAGTGGCCATGAGCATGCTCACGCCCAGAGCCCTTGAACAGAGTGGAACCATGGAAAGTACTCAGCAGGGCCGAAGGAAAGTTGAGATTCAGGAGACTGGTCATTGGTCCAGAAGCGATCAGCAAGGGTTTCAGAGAGATGAGGGAGGGCGTGGGGTCCCTGAGCACCCGTCTCAATTCAGAAACCTGAAGCTCTGTCACTGGGGACCTCAGGGCACTGAGGTGACTCCTGGAATGACCCAGTCCTGGGCTTCAGAGGCCTGTCCACAACCCAAATGGGAAGAATTTGGTCCACAGGTGTCCCAGCCCCCAACCCCGGGAAAGACAGCTCTTGTTACCCACCTTGTGTTCCCAGAGCCCAGCGGGGAAGAGGGCAGcccagaggggaaggagcagaggcTGATTCGAACCCTTGACCCAGCAGGGTTTCCCGCATGGGCTGCAGGATGGTGGGCAGAATTAGACCCCTCCACTTGGGTGGGGACACCAAGATGCCCAAGTGGGCTTGGCcccaggggggtgggggtgggggttctgGCAGTATGTCTCTCTTACCACCAAGGTTGGGGGTCCCAACTCTTGCCCCTCACCCCAGCAGGAGGAGGACAGCGGCCCaagccccagcctcagccccggCCCCTGCCCTGACCCCAGCCCAGGCTCCCACCTCCGGCCGACCCGGCTCACCAACACCCCTCCTACCCGGGCCCTGGCCCAGCGGCAGCGGCAGCAGAGCTCCTGGGTCCCACCCAGCAGCACACGCTCCGACAGTGCCATCATGCACCAGAAGATCCTGGGCCAGGAGCAGCTCTTCCAGGGCGCCTTCCTGGGCAGCGAGACGCGCAATGTGGAGTTCAAGCGGGGGGGCGGCGAATACCTGACCCTGGCCTTCAAGCACCACGTGCGGCGCTACGTGTGCGCCTTCCTCAACAGCGAGGGCGGCAGCCTGTTCGTGGGCGTGGAGGACAGCGGCCTGGTGCAGGGCATCCGCTGCAGCCACCGCGACGAGGACCGCGTGCGCCTGCTGGTGGACTCCATTCTGCAGGGCTTCAAGCCCCAGGTCTTCCCTGACGCCTACACGCTCACCTTCATCCCTGTGGTCAGCACCTCCACCACCAGCACCCCCCTCAAGGTGAGCTGCGGGAATGAAGGTCCCTGGGTCTATTTAGTCATCTATCATGTCATCACTAAACGTGATGGCCCACATCGCCTCTGCTGAGCCATGGTGGGCGGGGATGATGGCAAAGGGGAGTTGGGGAAAAGAGAGACTGGAGAAGAGCTGGAAacagccccacctccagccccggCAGCCTCAGGAGCCAGCCAGCCGCAAGCCATGTGGGGTTTGGGCTGCAGACTGTCCAGTGCAGTGCCTGCTGCCCTTACCAAGGTGATCCGCCTAAGTGTGCACGCCAAGGCCCAGGCTGAGCCGCAGCTCTACGAGACAGACCTAGGGGAGGTGTTCCTGCGGCGTGACGGGAGCACCCAGGGCCCGCTGTCCGTCTGCGCCATCCAGGAGTGGTGCAGGCAGGTAAGTGGCCAAGGCTGGGGCAGCCAGGGTGGGGCCCACGCTGGACCCAGGCCCCTTCAGCCACTCACTGAGAAGTCCTGGGCAAGCCATCAGGTTTCTGTTGGTGCTCCATCACCCCGTGAGTACACCGCAGGGGCTGGATCAAAATAACCCCACTACATCCAGTATTCCACTGTTGTGTGGCTGGGGAAGCCAGGAGAGTGGAATATTGAGAAGTTTCAAGACAATCTTGAGGACTGTGTACTGTTATCTTGGGGGAGACCCTTAAGATGGGGGGCAGTGAATGCTAGACACAGTTCCAAGGAAAAACCTTTTCAAGAGGGAAACTTCAGGTGGCAGAAAAGTGGAGGAGGGTAAGGGGCTGACAGAGAGGAAAAGATGTGGCCGGGGAGCTGCCAACCTGAGCCTGCCCTGGTACTTGAAGAGGCTGCGAAGACAGATCATCTTAGGGTGTGGGATGCTGGCAGGACCCTCAGGTCAGGTGACTTCCGTCAAGACCCCAGGGCTGACTAGGTCAGGGATGGGAGCATGGTCAGGGAACCAGCTTCCCCACCTAGCACTGTCAATACGGTGCCCAATGGCCTTGAGCAGGCCCCCCAGGCACTCTGTGCCTTGCCTTCCTCCATCAGGTCAACCCCTAGGGGGAGGGTGCGTGGGCCCAAGACAATGTCAGCTTAGACATCTGCTTCCACAATGTCCCCTCAGAAGTGGACAGCGGAGCTGAGCAAGCTGGAGGAAAAGGTGAACGTGTTGACGGTGGAGAAGGAACAGCTCCaggagcagctgcagcagcaaAAGCCTGTCTCCTGCACCTGCTGCGTCCTGTGAGGGCCCCAGTGGGCAGGAAAGGGCGGCGCAGGGAGGCGCCTCTCCTCAGCCTGGGCAATGCAGGGGTTTCCTATGTGAGCCAGAGTCCTCCCAATAAAACCCATCTGGGCTGCTCAGAGGTGGCTGGGAGCACCCCACTTCCTCGATCCTTCGACAACCCTGCCCACACACAGGCGGGTCCCATGTGCCTTTGATCCTGAGCAGACCCCAGTCTGTGTAGCTAAAAAGTAGCTCTTGGCACCATCCCCAAGGAACCTTACTTTCAGAAAAAACTTGGCCAGAGCTGTCCCAGGGCTGACTGTTCTTCTCCAAAATGCTCACTGCGCCCAGGCTGGGGTCTGACTCCAGTGGGCTAGACGGCCAGAAAGGAATGTGTCATCCTAGGAAAGCCCCCCGCAGTGGCGAGGCACACTCGCTAACTGTGGTGCAGGGCAGGCTGGCCACCCTGCAGCCCCCAGCCCGTCTGCTGGGACCTGTGATGGTCAAAGCTCTTTAATAAATTACATGCACCTGGGGCAAGAACGGTTATTTCTAGGGACCCAATGTGGCAATGGACGCCAAACTCTGAGCTCCTCAGGGACACCCAACCACAGCGCCTGAGCCAGGTCTTCAGAGGCTGCTTGAGAAgtgcacagaggaggggctgctcAAGAGGTCAGAGGCGAGCCATCTGTGAGCACCTTCCACGTGCCAGGCACATGCTCAAGGCCAGCCCAGGCATCCCGACCCTCAGGAACACTCCTGTCGGGAAGCAGCCGGTTTCCACAAAGGCAGGGTGAGGTCAGGCCGTAGTTGCGCTGCTCGACTGTAGGAACTTGCCCGGCTCACCTGGGTTGAAGTGAAGGGCACTGGAGGCACTTTGCTGGGTCTCCTCCCCAAGGAGAAGCCTCTGGGCACCGGACAGTCAACACCGGGCATGGAAGGCCACCCTCCTGCACAGCCTCAGCTTCAGCCCTCGCCCCTGGTACAGTCCTGTCTGCCACAGCCCAGGTGGCAGGGCTGGTTGAGTTTTGTAAGCCCTAAAGCCATTTGGGGTCCCATTTCTAGCAGGGTTATGCAAGAGGCCAGCACTCAACAACTGGTCAGCTGAGACACTGTGAAAGGCAGGGGCGGCAATACCAGCCCCCTGCGAAGCTTTTGCAAACCACCCACACCCACCCAAGTCCTGGCTGTTGCAGGGACACTGCCGTCACCAACGGACATGTCAGAGCCCTCAGTTCGGGGAAGGGCTTTTATAAAAATGCCTGAAGCCTGTTTGATGGACCACCAGGTGGGAAAAGAGGCTAGAATGCACCCAGTCGCCACACTCAAAGTAGCAAGGCAAGTGTGAAGACCTCTGTCAGCAAAGACACTTGATTTCGGTCCAtgagaaatgaagacaaaggCCAAGAGGAGGAACGCCGGCTCCTGGGCCTCAGCAGTCATGGTGGCCTTGGTCTAGTGAGTGGAAGGATAAAAGGGAGCCTCCTCCTTTTCTGGATCTCTTTGACGGAGGGCCAGGTCAAATGGTGAGAaacatttttctccccaacccctaaTTTCTCAAATATCAATGAgttgggccggccccgtggtcccgtggttaagtttgcgcgctccgcttcagcggcccgaggttttgccagtttggatcctgggcacggacatagtgccactcgtcaggccatgtctcacatgccacaactagaaggacccacaactaaaacatacaactatgtactggggggatttgaggagaaaaagcagggaaaaaaaagattggcaacagttgttagctcaggtaccaatcttaaaaaaaaaatcaatgagtaaAGGCTGTTGACCACCGACAAGCAGCCGGGCCTGAGCCCCGAGCATCTGCCTCAGACTGTCTGCAGAGGAGCCGGCTCATGGGGTGGTATGCTCAGCTGCTAGCGTGTGGGTGGTGGGTGCCAGGGTCACCAACATGCCACAAGGAGCACGGGTTCAATATCAATGATTTCACTTGGGGGAAGAACCACTCAGGACAATGCTCTGGACTCAGAAGGCTGGGGGGCAGGAGGACCCGAGGGGCACAGAGCAGTGCTGCCGGCTCACATGGCTCTGCTCTGCTGCTCCTGGCCTCGTCCGGAGGCGCCCAGGTCCAGGCCCCATAGAGGGAAGGACCTCCTCCATACACATCACAGGAATGCCCCCTTGCTCAAGAGCTGGCAGTGTACTCAATTCTGGTTCCCATTAAAAAGAAAGTCTCCCCTGTTAGTTTTTAAACTATCAGATCATCCACTTAAGGGTGCTCACCTGGAGGAGCCCTGGCGCGGACGGTTCAGGTGACCGCACACAGGCACGTCTGGCACTGTGCTCAGACATCTTCCATCCAGCCACAACAAACAAGCATTATACAGTGtgtctgctttatttatttcttaagttaGAGTATACACGGAGTCCAGCCAGAATATAGTGGGCACACAGCCGTGCCCATCAGTACATCACATTAGGAAAATAGCTTTCATAATGCATTTCAACTGCAGTAACACCGTTCTGG
This genomic interval carries:
- the SLFNL1 gene encoding schlafen-like protein 1 isoform X2 — its product is MEPPGEQHSQEAPPEESLPKESGLEVAPSTHVLYVGHLNPQFSVPVLACLLRDTLERLELPVAREHIEVVRRPRKAYALVQVATHGDTLASLHWRLQTALEEHQILKELVARGKELVLGEGRGPSSHREQEEDSGPSPSLSPGPCPDPSPGSHLRPTRLTNTPPTRALAQRQRQQSSWVPPSSTRSDSAIMHQKILGQEQLFQGAFLGSETRNVEFKRGGGEYLTLAFKHHVRRYVCAFLNSEGGSLFVGVEDSGLVQGIRCSHRDEDRVRLLVDSILQGFKPQVFPDAYTLTFIPVVSTSTTSTPLKVIRLSVHAKAQAEPQLYETDLGEVFLRRDGSTQGPLSVCAIQEWCRQKWTAELSKLEEKVNVLTVEKEQLQEQLQQQKPVSCTCCVL
- the SLFNL1 gene encoding schlafen-like protein 1 isoform X1 yields the protein MEPPGEQHSQEAPPEESLPKESGLEVAPSTHVLYVGHLNPQFSVPVLACLLRDTLERLELPVAREHIEVVRRPRKAYALVQVATHGDTLASLHWRLQTALEEHQILKELVARGKELVLGEGRGPSSHREQEEDSGPSPSLSPGPCPDPSPGSHLRPTRLTNTPPTRALAQRQRQQSSWVPPSSTRSDSAIMHQKILGQEQLFQGAFLGSETRNVEFKRGGGEYLTLAFKHHVRRYVCAFLNSEGGSLFVGVEDSGLVQGIRCSHRDEDRVRLLVDSILQGFKPQVFPDAYTLTFIPVVSTSTTSTPLKVIRLSVHAKAQAEPQLYETDLGEVFLRRDGSTQGPLSVCAIQEWCRQVSGQGWGSQGGAHAGPRPLQPLTEKSWASHQVSVGAPSPREYTAGAGSK